In Diachasmimorpha longicaudata isolate KC_UGA_2023 chromosome 4, iyDiaLong2, whole genome shotgun sequence, a single genomic region encodes these proteins:
- the LOC135161857 gene encoding probable G-protein coupled receptor CG31760 isoform X3: MEYCKSWQTVALHLTTTTMTTIAVMTYVHATVEAQSTLRDSLAASTTVFPREGSKPLDSRRADVEEALDIIEDAASGALGEVCASITGYKSLPAGAALDPRRFDIARQKVDMSATLLQNLGSVRDTVLLNAIARSLLVSMMGAVAARVIVFNATTDIIIAETWLKRALGNMAEPMKLESELLRVGYRPDSGLPWFENGGESSSSLRSPKFIESAPGDSYLGWWTMPYISCKTRQWLISYSVYVRPWDTRHGIRDFLSIDIDISGLEVNQCDSEKHERTTKEDHKDNYIESFRGSHKCHDDTTQCIYKGLNIRKNTETSGARVAPGWAKGAYACRCREGFYSPATYMRNGEPAAFDGELVEAVWKDMQMNKSSLYREKFQCIMCAPGCVTCQGPEPCLASYSWPFRSLVPVGGPGKSPMDYFSSIYNSRITLLSFSVFCACCAVLLIAYVYQHRKLKVFKVASPIFLSITLLGCAIMYLEMAAIFPVLDLYSCIATKWTRHLGFCVSYTALLMKTWRVSLTYRVKSAHKVKLTDKQLLQWMVPILLVMLIYLGTWTLSAPPDAKVIADSRGLEFYQCEYNWWDHSLAIGEILFLAWGIRVCYNVRNAESLFNEARLISYAIYNIAVVNTTMIAIHLFIFPHAGPDMKYALGFLRTQLSTSVTIFLVFGPKVLRVLRGHGDQWDSRARARGITASFSLNGIRGLVAEETTDLYQENEELKEEIQKLAAQIEFMKIVHMEMHNRHIKPKLGGYFSTHGHGWGAQSPNAKTTSASFIIKTVVERGASEAAAAAVDDSTFPSGSLHRARRMELLRERKAAREKERATAAAAAASKSDGSHGEKEGEQV, encoded by the exons ATGGAGTACTGCAAAAGTTGGCAAACTGTGGCTCTTCATCTGACCACAACGACAATGACAACCATTGCTGTTATGACTTATGTACATGCTACCGTTGAAGCTCAGAGCACACTCAGAGATAGTCTAGCAGCGTCAACTACGGTGTTTCCTCGTGAGGGTTCAAAGCCTCTTGATAGCCGGAGG GCGGATGTCGAGGAAGCCTTGGACATTATTGAAGATGCAGCCTCCGGTGCACTTGGGGAGGTCTGTGCGTCGATTACTGGGTACAAATCTCTGCCAGCTGGTGCGGCACTCGATCCCCGGAGGTTTGATATTGCCAGACAAAAGGTGGATATGTCGGCTACTTTATTGCAAAACCTCGGCTCCGTCCGGGACACAG TTCTACTGAATGCAATAGCAAGGTCATTACTGGTATCGATGATGGGTGCAGTGGCAGCCCGAGTTATTGTGTTCAATGCAACAACGGACATTATCATTGCTGAGACTTGGCTGAAGCGTGCCCTGGGGAATATGGCTGAGCCAATGAAGTTGGAAAGTGAATTATTACGCGTTGGCTATCGACCAGATTCCGGGCTCCCTTGGTTCGAGAATGGTGGAGAATCCAGTTCCAGTTTGAG ATCAccgaaatttattgaatcagCCCCGGGCGACTCATACCTGGGCTGGTGGACTATGCCATACATTTCCTGCAAGACCAGACAGTGGCTAATTTCGTATAGTGTTTACGTACGACCTTGGGACACGCGACATGG TATTCGAGATTTTTTGAGCATCGATATCGACATTAGTGGGCTCGAAGTGAATCAGTGCGATTCTGAGAAGCACGAAAGGACTACGAAGGAAGACCATAAGGACAATTACATCGAGTCTTTTAGGGGCTCTCATAAATGTCACGACGATACCACGCAA TGTATATACAAAGGACTAAACATCCGTAAAAATACAGAGACATCAGGTGCAAGAGTTGCTCCTGGTTGGGCAAAAGGTGCATATGCTTGCCGATGCCGCGAGGGCTTTTATAGCCCTGCAACTTACATGAGGAATGGAGAACCTGCCGCCTTTGATGGAGAACTGGTTGAGG CTGTTTGGAAGGATATGCAGATGAACAAGAGCAGTTTGTACAGGGAAAAGTTTCAGTGCATCATGTGCGCCCCGGGCTGCGTCACTTGCCAGGGACCTGAACCTTGCCTCGCTAGCTACAGTTGGCCCTTCAG ATCCCTTGTTCCCGTTGGTGGACCTGGCAAATCCCCGatggattatttttcttcgattTACAATTCCAGGATCACATTGCTGTCCTTCTCGGTATTCTGTGCCTGCTGCGCAGTCCTTCTTATCGCCTACGTCTATCAGCATCGCAAGCTCAAAGTTTTCAAGGTCGCCTCACCAATTTTCCTGTCCATCACACTTCTCGGTTGTGCAATAATGTATCTTGAG ATGGCTGCAATTTTTCCAGTACTCGATCTTTACTCCTGCATTGCCACAAAATGGACGAGACACTTGGGATTCTGCGTTTCTTATACAGCACTTTTGATGAAAACTTGGAG GGTATCATTAACTTATCGCGTGAAGAGTGCGCATAAAGTCAAACTAACGGACAAGCAACTTTTACAATGGATGGTCCCAATTCTCCTCGTAATGCTCATATATCTCGGCACTTGGACACTCAGTGCACCTCCTGATGCCAAAGTTATTGCCGACAGTCGGGGTTTAGAATTTTATCAGTGTGAATACAACTGGTGGGATCATAGTCTAGCAATTG GAGAAATTCTCTTCCTTGCGTGGGGTATTCGGGTTTGCTACAATGTCCGGAATGCCGAGAGCCTGTTCAACGAGGCTCGACTCATCAGTTATGCTATCTACAATATCGCAGTTGTGAATACTACCATGATCGCTATTCA tcTCTTCATCTTCCCTCATGCGGGACCAGACATGAAATACGCCCTCGGCTTTCTCCGAACACAGTTGTCCACGTCAGTTACGATATTCCTCGTCTTTGGCCCGAAG GTATTAAGAGTACTTCGAGGTCACGGAGACCAATGGGATAGTCGTGCTCGTGCCCGAGGCATCACAGCAAGTTTCTCCCTCAACGGGATTCGTGGATTAGTAGCTGAAGAAACAACGGATCTCTACCAAGAGAACGAAGAACTCAAAgaggaaattcaaaaattagcGGCGCAAATTGAGTTTATGAAAATAGTGCATATGGAGATGCACAACCGCCACATAAAACCAAAGTTAGGAGGATATTTCAGTACCCATGGACACGGCTGGGGAGCTCAAAGTCCCAACGCGAAAACTACATCAGCCAGTTTTATCATCAAG ACGGTCGTGGAAAGAGGTGCAAGTGAAGCAGCTGCTGCAGCGGTAGACGACTCGACATTTCCCTCCGGGAGTCTACATCGTGCAAGGAGAATGGAGCTCTTGAGGGAAAGAAAAGCtgcaagggaaaaggaaaggGCCACCGCCGCGGCCGCTGCTGCGAGTAAAAGTGATGGAAGTCATGGGGAAAAAGAGGGTGAGCAAGTGTGA
- the LOC135161857 gene encoding probable G-protein coupled receptor CG31760 isoform X5, with product MRLHGKQGNFVAYENTASGGMEYCKSWQTVALHLTTTTMTTIAVMTYVHATVEAQSTLRDSLAASTTVFPREGSKPLDSRRADVEEALDIIEDAASGALGEVCASITGYKSLPAGAALDPRRFDIARQKVDMSATLLQNLGSVRDTVLLNAIARSLLVSMMGAVAARVIVFNATTDIIIAETWLKRALGNMAEPMKLESELLRVGYRPDSGLPWFENGGESSSSLRSPKFIESAPGDSYLGWWTMPYISCKTRQWLISYSVYVRPWDTRHGIRDFLSIDIDISGLEVNQCDSEKHERTTKEDHKDNYIESFRGSHKCHDDTTQCIYKGLNIRKNTETSGARVAPGWAKGAYACRCREGFYSPATYMRNGEPAAFDGELVEAVWKDMQMNKSSLYREKFQCIMCAPGCVTCQGPEPCLASYSWPFRSLVPVGGPGKSPMDYFSSIYNSRITLLSFSVFCACCAVLLIAYVYQHRKLKVFKVASPIFLSITLLGCAIMYLEMAAIFPVLDLYSCIATKWTRHLGFCVSYTALLMKTWRVSLTYRVKSAHKVKLTDKQLLQWMVPILLVMLIYLGTWTLSAPPDAKVIADSRGLEFYQCEYNWWDHSLAIGEILFLAWGIRVCYNVRNAESLFNEARLISYAIYNIAVVNTTMIAIHLFIFPHAGPDMKYALGFLRTQLSTSVTIFLVFGPKVLRVLRGHGDQWDSRARARGITASFSLNGIRGLVAEETTDLYQENEELKEEIQKLAAQIEFMKIVHMEMHNRHIKPKLGGYFSTHGHGWGAQSPNAKTTSASFIIKLYFSGNTRNS from the exons ATGAGATTGCATGGAAAACAGGGAAACTTTGTTGCATATGAAAATACGGCTTCAGGCGGAATGGAGTACTGCAAAAGTTGGCAAACTGTGGCTCTTCATCTGACCACAACGACAATGACAACCATTGCTGTTATGACTTATGTACATGCTACCGTTGAAGCTCAGAGCACACTCAGAGATAGTCTAGCAGCGTCAACTACGGTGTTTCCTCGTGAGGGTTCAAAGCCTCTTGATAGCCGGAGG GCGGATGTCGAGGAAGCCTTGGACATTATTGAAGATGCAGCCTCCGGTGCACTTGGGGAGGTCTGTGCGTCGATTACTGGGTACAAATCTCTGCCAGCTGGTGCGGCACTCGATCCCCGGAGGTTTGATATTGCCAGACAAAAGGTGGATATGTCGGCTACTTTATTGCAAAACCTCGGCTCCGTCCGGGACACAG TTCTACTGAATGCAATAGCAAGGTCATTACTGGTATCGATGATGGGTGCAGTGGCAGCCCGAGTTATTGTGTTCAATGCAACAACGGACATTATCATTGCTGAGACTTGGCTGAAGCGTGCCCTGGGGAATATGGCTGAGCCAATGAAGTTGGAAAGTGAATTATTACGCGTTGGCTATCGACCAGATTCCGGGCTCCCTTGGTTCGAGAATGGTGGAGAATCCAGTTCCAGTTTGAG ATCAccgaaatttattgaatcagCCCCGGGCGACTCATACCTGGGCTGGTGGACTATGCCATACATTTCCTGCAAGACCAGACAGTGGCTAATTTCGTATAGTGTTTACGTACGACCTTGGGACACGCGACATGG TATTCGAGATTTTTTGAGCATCGATATCGACATTAGTGGGCTCGAAGTGAATCAGTGCGATTCTGAGAAGCACGAAAGGACTACGAAGGAAGACCATAAGGACAATTACATCGAGTCTTTTAGGGGCTCTCATAAATGTCACGACGATACCACGCAA TGTATATACAAAGGACTAAACATCCGTAAAAATACAGAGACATCAGGTGCAAGAGTTGCTCCTGGTTGGGCAAAAGGTGCATATGCTTGCCGATGCCGCGAGGGCTTTTATAGCCCTGCAACTTACATGAGGAATGGAGAACCTGCCGCCTTTGATGGAGAACTGGTTGAGG CTGTTTGGAAGGATATGCAGATGAACAAGAGCAGTTTGTACAGGGAAAAGTTTCAGTGCATCATGTGCGCCCCGGGCTGCGTCACTTGCCAGGGACCTGAACCTTGCCTCGCTAGCTACAGTTGGCCCTTCAG ATCCCTTGTTCCCGTTGGTGGACCTGGCAAATCCCCGatggattatttttcttcgattTACAATTCCAGGATCACATTGCTGTCCTTCTCGGTATTCTGTGCCTGCTGCGCAGTCCTTCTTATCGCCTACGTCTATCAGCATCGCAAGCTCAAAGTTTTCAAGGTCGCCTCACCAATTTTCCTGTCCATCACACTTCTCGGTTGTGCAATAATGTATCTTGAG ATGGCTGCAATTTTTCCAGTACTCGATCTTTACTCCTGCATTGCCACAAAATGGACGAGACACTTGGGATTCTGCGTTTCTTATACAGCACTTTTGATGAAAACTTGGAG GGTATCATTAACTTATCGCGTGAAGAGTGCGCATAAAGTCAAACTAACGGACAAGCAACTTTTACAATGGATGGTCCCAATTCTCCTCGTAATGCTCATATATCTCGGCACTTGGACACTCAGTGCACCTCCTGATGCCAAAGTTATTGCCGACAGTCGGGGTTTAGAATTTTATCAGTGTGAATACAACTGGTGGGATCATAGTCTAGCAATTG GAGAAATTCTCTTCCTTGCGTGGGGTATTCGGGTTTGCTACAATGTCCGGAATGCCGAGAGCCTGTTCAACGAGGCTCGACTCATCAGTTATGCTATCTACAATATCGCAGTTGTGAATACTACCATGATCGCTATTCA tcTCTTCATCTTCCCTCATGCGGGACCAGACATGAAATACGCCCTCGGCTTTCTCCGAACACAGTTGTCCACGTCAGTTACGATATTCCTCGTCTTTGGCCCGAAG GTATTAAGAGTACTTCGAGGTCACGGAGACCAATGGGATAGTCGTGCTCGTGCCCGAGGCATCACAGCAAGTTTCTCCCTCAACGGGATTCGTGGATTAGTAGCTGAAGAAACAACGGATCTCTACCAAGAGAACGAAGAACTCAAAgaggaaattcaaaaattagcGGCGCAAATTGAGTTTATGAAAATAGTGCATATGGAGATGCACAACCGCCACATAAAACCAAAGTTAGGAGGATATTTCAGTACCCATGGACACGGCTGGGGAGCTCAAAGTCCCAACGCGAAAACTACATCAGCCAGTTTTATCATCAAG ctATATTTCTCGGGAAATACAAGGAATTCCTAA
- the LOC135161857 gene encoding probable G-protein coupled receptor CG31760 isoform X7 yields MRLHGKQGNFVAYENTASGGMEYCKSWQTVALHLTTTTMTTIAVMTYVHATVEAQSTLRDSLAASTTVFPREGSKPLDSRRADVEEALDIIEDAASGALGEVCASITGYKSLPAGAALDPRRFDIARQKVDMSATLLQNLGSVRDTVLLNAIARSLLVSMMGAVAARVIVFNATTDIIIAETWLKRALGNMAEPMKLESELLRVGYRPDSGLPWFENGGESSSSLRSPKFIESAPGDSYLGWWTMPYISCKTRQWLISYSVYVRPWDTRHGIRDFLSIDIDISGLEVNQCDSEKHERTTKEDHKDNYIESFRGSHKCHDDTTQCIYKGLNIRKNTETSGARVAPGWAKGAYACRCREGFYSPATYMRNGEPAAFDGELVEAVWKDMQMNKSSLYREKFQCIMCAPGCVTCQGPEPCLASYSWPFRSLVPVGGPGKSPMDYFSSIYNSRITLLSFSVFCACCAVLLIAYVYQHRKLKVFKVASPIFLSITLLGCAIMYLEMAAIFPVLDLYSCIATKWTRHLGFCVSYTALLMKTWRVSLTYRVKSAHKVKLTDKQLLQWMVPILLVMLIYLGTWTLSAPPDAKVIADSRGLEFYQCEYNWWDHSLAIGEILFLAWGIRVCYNVRNAESLFNEARLISYAIYNIAVVNTTMIAIHLFIFPHAGPDMKYALGFLRTQLSTSVTIFLVFGPK; encoded by the exons ATGAGATTGCATGGAAAACAGGGAAACTTTGTTGCATATGAAAATACGGCTTCAGGCGGAATGGAGTACTGCAAAAGTTGGCAAACTGTGGCTCTTCATCTGACCACAACGACAATGACAACCATTGCTGTTATGACTTATGTACATGCTACCGTTGAAGCTCAGAGCACACTCAGAGATAGTCTAGCAGCGTCAACTACGGTGTTTCCTCGTGAGGGTTCAAAGCCTCTTGATAGCCGGAGG GCGGATGTCGAGGAAGCCTTGGACATTATTGAAGATGCAGCCTCCGGTGCACTTGGGGAGGTCTGTGCGTCGATTACTGGGTACAAATCTCTGCCAGCTGGTGCGGCACTCGATCCCCGGAGGTTTGATATTGCCAGACAAAAGGTGGATATGTCGGCTACTTTATTGCAAAACCTCGGCTCCGTCCGGGACACAG TTCTACTGAATGCAATAGCAAGGTCATTACTGGTATCGATGATGGGTGCAGTGGCAGCCCGAGTTATTGTGTTCAATGCAACAACGGACATTATCATTGCTGAGACTTGGCTGAAGCGTGCCCTGGGGAATATGGCTGAGCCAATGAAGTTGGAAAGTGAATTATTACGCGTTGGCTATCGACCAGATTCCGGGCTCCCTTGGTTCGAGAATGGTGGAGAATCCAGTTCCAGTTTGAG ATCAccgaaatttattgaatcagCCCCGGGCGACTCATACCTGGGCTGGTGGACTATGCCATACATTTCCTGCAAGACCAGACAGTGGCTAATTTCGTATAGTGTTTACGTACGACCTTGGGACACGCGACATGG TATTCGAGATTTTTTGAGCATCGATATCGACATTAGTGGGCTCGAAGTGAATCAGTGCGATTCTGAGAAGCACGAAAGGACTACGAAGGAAGACCATAAGGACAATTACATCGAGTCTTTTAGGGGCTCTCATAAATGTCACGACGATACCACGCAA TGTATATACAAAGGACTAAACATCCGTAAAAATACAGAGACATCAGGTGCAAGAGTTGCTCCTGGTTGGGCAAAAGGTGCATATGCTTGCCGATGCCGCGAGGGCTTTTATAGCCCTGCAACTTACATGAGGAATGGAGAACCTGCCGCCTTTGATGGAGAACTGGTTGAGG CTGTTTGGAAGGATATGCAGATGAACAAGAGCAGTTTGTACAGGGAAAAGTTTCAGTGCATCATGTGCGCCCCGGGCTGCGTCACTTGCCAGGGACCTGAACCTTGCCTCGCTAGCTACAGTTGGCCCTTCAG ATCCCTTGTTCCCGTTGGTGGACCTGGCAAATCCCCGatggattatttttcttcgattTACAATTCCAGGATCACATTGCTGTCCTTCTCGGTATTCTGTGCCTGCTGCGCAGTCCTTCTTATCGCCTACGTCTATCAGCATCGCAAGCTCAAAGTTTTCAAGGTCGCCTCACCAATTTTCCTGTCCATCACACTTCTCGGTTGTGCAATAATGTATCTTGAG ATGGCTGCAATTTTTCCAGTACTCGATCTTTACTCCTGCATTGCCACAAAATGGACGAGACACTTGGGATTCTGCGTTTCTTATACAGCACTTTTGATGAAAACTTGGAG GGTATCATTAACTTATCGCGTGAAGAGTGCGCATAAAGTCAAACTAACGGACAAGCAACTTTTACAATGGATGGTCCCAATTCTCCTCGTAATGCTCATATATCTCGGCACTTGGACACTCAGTGCACCTCCTGATGCCAAAGTTATTGCCGACAGTCGGGGTTTAGAATTTTATCAGTGTGAATACAACTGGTGGGATCATAGTCTAGCAATTG GAGAAATTCTCTTCCTTGCGTGGGGTATTCGGGTTTGCTACAATGTCCGGAATGCCGAGAGCCTGTTCAACGAGGCTCGACTCATCAGTTATGCTATCTACAATATCGCAGTTGTGAATACTACCATGATCGCTATTCA tcTCTTCATCTTCCCTCATGCGGGACCAGACATGAAATACGCCCTCGGCTTTCTCCGAACACAGTTGTCCACGTCAGTTACGATATTCCTCGTCTTTGGCCCGAAG TGA